The following coding sequences lie in one Vanacampus margaritifer isolate UIUO_Vmar chromosome 16, RoL_Vmar_1.0, whole genome shotgun sequence genomic window:
- the snx19a gene encoding sorting nexin-19a, translating into MQQATSHLLAIMPSFQSCKKWSLSEVLGQRRRLLGLGALLAWLVLFHLLVNVWLLCIFTSLLVVLGGWLGSRAILDANSLLHLEHFLPLGGVTPPQCSPEHEWRLNHEIHSAVHKAVRDFVSSWYRTLLPEVEGEFERAVRNSMLESVMELKERARRVDRKALVQRLLELYGCHLQSYMTARHLQLETHGGDVSLWQLYQEVDSPHPAVSDAATELSYARALVNLVLHVLVPYPQMETRTGGYMVTELITCNVFLPLISRISDPDWLNQTIVDVFTRSRKQQDGALYRCALHDSWITCLSSSDQASLASESNSELFSPMSESDSSQFSMLSLETCSGKAENCHAGLLTPCKVNCCSLTSGQYSHLADSKMLSLDSLMQSDTDDDTTRRLCECGPSANFCNAMNLKDDDEDFGCFGPLKNLGPKVMLPVDSHWPADIAQERTPAGPSSRLCLSALNFDTPNKASLGIQNVHIAGTVSAKEQRGTGTPYTLYTITFETATCPESSDLLHPATCHSVNRRYSEFLNLQTRLEENPEVKKFVKNVKGPKKMFPDLPFGNTDGEKVEARKGQLDTFLKQLNSIPETARSEDMQEFLSLNSGVCTYFGKRPFVKSRIDKMMENALDTLKTAFPQPEAMSPTDDLEGDSDGRILDSRKYRRLMFPSKMSPSLNTPDLHPKVTYCFSEGSPVLNGMSLSKLESFVLEQERLLCEPPSSEQAKQREPLGTNRKTSGKTHSADTAVADVALNILCLLMKDQWSWLCTENIQKAIRLVFGTFIERWMDVGVAHLTSAPCWVIYLQVLQEAVWPGGTLPSHPQPERSAAEREETKERCLECLLKLLPELITDMLGSDKYRLSLETMLESLQDHHINKHLVYCICDLLLEFLIPESSDDSFQRSLLQSLCKNTPT; encoded by the exons ATGCAG CAGGCTACATCTCATCTGCTGGCTATAATGCCTTCATTCCAGAGTTGTAAAAAGTGGTCCCTGTCAGAAGTTTTGGGCCAGCGTAGACGCCTGTTAGGCCTTGGCGCTCTGCTGGCCTGGTTGGTCCTCTTCCATCTCCTGGTGAACGTCTGGCTCCTCTGCATCTTCACGAGTCTCCTGGTTGTTTTGGGAGGCTGGCTTGGCTCGCGCGCCATTTTGGATGCCAACAGCCTTCTCCACCTGGAGCACTTCTTGCCCCTCGGCGGGGTGACTCCACCTCAGTGTTCGCCCGAACATGAGTGGAGGCTCAATCACGAGATCCACAGTGCCGTCCACAAAGCGGTGCGGGATTTCGTGTCTTCTTGGTATCGCACTCTTCTGCCAGAGGTGGAAGGCGAGTTTGAGCGGGCGGTGCGCAATTCCATGCTGGAGTCGGTGATGGAGCTGAAGGAGCGTGCAAGGCGAGTTGATAGAAAAGCTCTGGTCCAGCGGCTTTTAGAGCTTTACGGCTGCCACCTGCAGAGCTACATGACAGCCAGACACTTGCAGCTGGAGACACACGGTGGGGACGTTAGCCTTTGGCAGCTCTACCAGGAAGTGGACAGCCCTCATCCAGCTGTGAGCGACGCGGCCACTGAGCTCAGCTACGCCAGAGCTCTGGTTAACCTCGTCTTGCACGTGCTGGTTCCATATCCTCAGATGGAAACCAGGACCGGAGGGTACATGGTTACCGAACTCATCACCTGCAACGTGTTTCTGCCGCTCATAAGCAGGATTTCAGATCCCGACTGGCTCAACCAAACCATCGTGGACGTCTTCACCAGATCGCGAAAACAGCAGGACGGCGCCCTCTACAGGTGCGCCCTTCACGATTCGTGGATCACCTGCCTGTCGTCTTCGGATCAAGCCAGCCTGGCGAGCGAGAGCAATTCTGAGCTGTTCAGCCCGATGAGCGAGTCGGACTCTTCTCAGTTCAGCATGCTGAGCCTCGAGACTTGTTCCGGAAAAGCTGAGAATTGTCACGCCGGTCTCCTCACACCGTGTAAGGTCAACTGCTGTTCCCTCACATCTGGCCAATACTCTCACCTCGCAGACTCCAAAATGCTGTCACTGGACTCCCTGATGCAATCCGACACAGACGATGACACAACCAGACGATTGTGTGAATGCGGCCCGTCGGCCAACTTCTGCAACGCCATGAATTTAAAGGACGACGATGAGGATTTTGGCTGCTTCGGCCCGTTGAAAAATCTGGGGCCGAAGGTGATGCTGCCGGTGGATTCGCACTGGCCTGCGGATATTGCGCAAGAACGAACCCCAGCAGGTCCTTCAAGCAGGCTTTGCCTCAGCGCCTTGAACTTTGACACTCCAAACAAAGCATCACTGGGCATCCAAAATGTGCATATCGCGGGAACAGTCAGTGCAAAAGAGCAACGTGGCACTGGAACTCCTTATACTCTTTACACTATCACG TTTGAGACAGCGACATGCCCTGAAAGCAGTGACCTTTTGCACCCTGCGACCTGTCACTCGGTCAACCGCCGATACAGCGAGTTCCTCAACTTGCAGACGCGTTTAGAGGAGAACCCAGAAGTCAAGAAGTTTGTCAAGA ATGTAAAAGGCCCAAAGAAAATGTTTCCCGACCTTCCCTTTGGGAACACGGATGGCGAGAAGGTGGAAGCTCGTAAAGGCCAGCTGGATACGTTCCTTAAG CAACTGAACAGCATACCTGAGACAGCGAGGAGTGAAGACATGCAGGAGTTCCTGTCTCTAAACTCGGGGGTTTGCACATATTTTGGAAAAAGGCCTTTTGTCAAGTCAAGAATTGATAAG ATGATGGAAAATGCTTTAGACACATTGAAGACGGCCTTTCCTCAACCCGAGGCCATGAGTCCAACAGACGACCTTGAGGGAGACTCCGATGGGAGAATACTGGACAGCAGAAAGTACAG GAGGCTGATGTTCCCAAGCAAAATGTCTCCATCTCTAAATACACCTGACTTGCATCCTAAAGTGACATATTGCTTTAGTGAGGGCAGCCCT GTGCTCAATGGCATGTCCTTGTCAAAACTGGAGAGTTTTGTCCTGGAGCAGGAAAGACTTTTATGCGAGCCCCCAAGTAGTGAGCAAGCCAAGCAGAGGGAACCCCTGGGCACAAACAGGAAGACTTCTGGGAAAACTCACAGTGCAG acaCAGCTGTGGCGGATGTTGCGctgaacattttgtgtttgttgatgaaGGACCAGTGGAGTTGGCTGTGCACAGAGAACATCCAGAAGGCCATCAGACTTGTCTTTGGCACGTTTATTGAGAG ATGGATGGACGTGGGAGTGGCCCACCTGACCAGCGCCCCCTGTTGGGTCATTTACCTGCAAGTGCTGCAGGAGGCCGTGTGGCCCGGAGGCACTCTGCCCTCTCACCCGCAGCCGGAACGCAGCGCTGCAGAGAGAGAAGAAACCAAGGAGCGATGCCTGGAGTGTCTCCTGAAGCTACTTCCGG AGCTCATCACTGACATGTTAGGCAGTGACAAGTACAGACTGAGCTTGGAGACCATGTTGGAGTCTTTACAGGACCATCACATTAACAA GCATCTCGTTTATTGCATCTGCGACTTGCTGCTGGAATTTCTGATACCAGAGTCAAGCGATGATTCCTTCCAGAGGTCTCTTCTGCAGAGTCTATGCAAAAATACTCCCACCTGA